Proteins encoded together in one Marispirochaeta sp. window:
- a CDS encoding UvrD-helicase domain-containing protein has protein sequence MSSPDYLESLNSQQLEAVTHYGNPLLILAGAGSGKTRVITTRIAYLVDVAGFDPRSILAVTFTNKAAREMAERAAALSPGTNGVMIRTFHSFGAWLLRRNASLAGLSSGFTIYDDDDSLTLLHSTQNSRKKRDLKPYVRMISRAKDYALGPEDDLTAISSDPELPRLYKLYQERLDKMGNADFGDLIMKPVRLLEGVEELKRRFHQRFKAVMVDEYQDSNVAQYKLLKALSGPDTDICVVGDEDQSIYRFRGAEVQNILNFSKEFTGTRVIRLEENYRSTERVLAVASAVIANNQERLGKTLWTRNPEGSKARLVYMRDHEDEAEYCARLLADRRYSDTAILYRTNAQSLAFESVFLRQGIPYRIVGSLRFYEREEVKDVLSFLAFLANPLDEVAFRRIINKPARGIGNATLQRILDQSEGDDLLTACEALLPALGGRSAGGLAGFIDLYKRLKQMLESSPLTELMEQLIKDSGLYEYHKKQDEVAATQKTANLEEMVNAAADYGRGSSALVSFLEDIELDRSRMAAEDQSGEYVTLITMHNTKGLEFPRVIITGMEEELFPGSNGFREVDYEEERRIFYVSLTRAKEELILTSCRSRFIWGRRNLQSPSCFLREIPEDILEVEGDIKPAASSALTYSPGDGVYHDAYGTGVVVKSWLNGERELIIVRFESGRTATFYPEFESHLERVYIDEF, from the coding sequence ATGAGTAGTCCCGACTACCTGGAGAGTCTGAATTCCCAGCAGCTGGAAGCCGTAACCCATTACGGGAACCCCCTTCTTATTCTGGCGGGGGCCGGATCGGGAAAAACCAGGGTAATAACAACCAGAATAGCCTATCTTGTGGACGTAGCAGGATTCGATCCCAGATCGATTCTTGCGGTAACCTTCACCAACAAGGCGGCACGGGAGATGGCCGAACGGGCCGCCGCTTTGAGCCCGGGAACTAACGGGGTAATGATCAGAACCTTCCACTCCTTTGGCGCCTGGCTGCTGCGCCGTAACGCCTCTCTTGCCGGTTTGAGTTCGGGTTTTACCATCTACGATGACGATGATTCTCTGACCCTGCTCCATTCAACCCAGAACTCCCGCAAAAAGCGGGATCTCAAGCCGTATGTCCGCATGATCAGCCGGGCCAAAGACTATGCCCTGGGCCCGGAGGACGATCTTACTGCAATCTCGTCGGACCCGGAGCTGCCCCGTCTTTACAAGCTCTACCAGGAACGGCTGGACAAGATGGGCAATGCTGATTTCGGCGATCTGATCATGAAGCCGGTACGGCTTCTTGAAGGTGTGGAGGAGCTGAAGAGGCGCTTCCATCAGCGTTTCAAAGCGGTAATGGTGGACGAGTATCAGGACTCGAACGTGGCCCAGTACAAGCTCCTCAAGGCCCTTTCCGGGCCCGACACGGATATCTGTGTTGTCGGCGACGAGGACCAGTCAATCTACCGTTTCCGCGGAGCGGAGGTCCAGAACATCCTGAACTTTTCCAAAGAGTTCACGGGAACCCGGGTTATTCGTCTGGAGGAGAACTACCGCTCCACAGAAAGAGTCCTGGCCGTCGCTTCCGCGGTTATCGCAAACAATCAGGAACGCCTGGGAAAGACCCTGTGGACCCGGAATCCTGAAGGCAGCAAGGCCCGGCTGGTGTACATGCGGGACCACGAAGACGAGGCGGAGTACTGCGCCCGGCTTCTTGCTGACCGCCGTTACAGTGATACCGCCATCCTTTATCGGACCAATGCCCAGTCCCTGGCCTTTGAGTCGGTTTTTCTGCGGCAGGGTATTCCTTACCGGATTGTCGGGTCCCTCCGCTTTTATGAGCGCGAAGAGGTCAAGGATGTGCTCTCTTTTCTCGCGTTTCTCGCAAATCCCCTGGACGAGGTGGCCTTTCGCCGGATAATCAATAAGCCGGCCAGAGGTATCGGCAACGCCACACTGCAGAGAATACTCGACCAGTCCGAAGGGGATGATCTTCTGACCGCCTGTGAAGCGCTGCTGCCCGCACTCGGCGGGCGGTCTGCCGGAGGACTGGCCGGATTTATTGATCTGTACAAGCGACTGAAGCAGATGCTCGAATCGTCTCCCCTGACAGAGCTCATGGAGCAGCTGATCAAGGATTCCGGTCTCTACGAGTACCATAAAAAGCAGGACGAGGTCGCCGCTACGCAGAAGACGGCCAACCTGGAGGAGATGGTCAATGCCGCCGCTGATTACGGCCGGGGTTCTTCTGCTCTGGTCTCTTTTCTGGAAGATATTGAACTGGACCGTTCCCGGATGGCCGCCGAAGACCAGAGCGGTGAGTACGTAACCCTGATAACCATGCACAATACCAAAGGACTGGAGTTCCCCCGTGTAATAATCACCGGGATGGAAGAAGAGCTCTTCCCGGGAAGCAACGGATTTCGTGAGGTGGACTATGAGGAGGAGAGGCGGATCTTCTATGTCAGCCTGACCAGGGCCAAAGAAGAGCTGATTCTGACCAGCTGCCGCAGCCGTTTTATCTGGGGACGGCGGAATCTCCAAAGCCCCTCCTGCTTTTTGCGGGAAATCCCCGAGGACATTCTGGAGGTTGAAGGAGATATAAAGCCTGCTGCCTCCAGTGCTTTGACCTATTCTCCCGGCGACGGCGTTTACCATGACGCCTACGGCACCGGAGTTGTGGTAAAATCATGGCTGAACGGAGAGCGGGAACTGATTATTGTGCGTTTTGAAAGCGGACGTACGGCGACGTTTTATCCGGAGTTTGAGAGTCACCTGGAGAGGGTATATATAGATGAGTTTTGA
- the rimO gene encoding 30S ribosomal protein S12 methylthiotransferase RimO — protein sequence MTEQNQPRSIHTVTIVNLGCAKNQVDAEYLIRLLKDAGYLYTGDQSRADAIIVNSCGFIQPAKEESISVTMELKARYPKKKIVLAGCLAQRYAETMALAEADGMAGNRDLSAVIDVLRGLERGDHPVLVPDGASREIKRDQLLSPPATAYVKIAEGCDNRCSYCAIPLIRGPVVSRRIEDILYEISALLDRGIFELNLVAQDLASFGRDRGEQELPELLRRISGLSGDFWVRLLYIHPDRFPEEILPIMKADPRILPYFDIPFQHASTDILRRMGRRGTAEEYLKLVARVRSSLPQAVFRTTILLGFPGETDRQRREVQEFLKAGRFLWAGFFVYSPEEDTPAARYAGTLKARWSRYRAAVWKPRLEALQSGISREVLAGFIGHPMRLLVDEPVQGEDLAIARGYIHAPEVDGAAVLHGEGLSAGDLVDVQITACNGIDLEALPVLR from the coding sequence ATGACAGAACAGAATCAGCCCCGGTCCATACACACCGTTACAATAGTTAATCTCGGCTGCGCCAAGAACCAGGTGGATGCAGAGTATCTGATCCGTCTTCTCAAGGATGCGGGCTATCTGTATACCGGCGATCAGTCCCGTGCCGACGCGATTATCGTGAATTCCTGCGGATTTATTCAGCCGGCGAAAGAGGAATCCATCTCCGTAACCATGGAGCTCAAGGCCCGGTATCCGAAAAAGAAGATCGTTCTCGCCGGCTGCCTGGCTCAGCGCTATGCCGAAACAATGGCTCTGGCCGAAGCCGACGGTATGGCAGGAAACCGGGATTTAAGCGCGGTTATTGATGTGCTGCGGGGGCTCGAAAGGGGAGACCACCCGGTACTGGTTCCAGATGGTGCTTCCCGGGAGATTAAGCGGGACCAGCTTCTGTCGCCCCCTGCCACGGCCTATGTAAAGATCGCCGAGGGCTGTGATAACCGCTGCAGCTACTGCGCAATTCCTTTAATCCGGGGGCCGGTGGTAAGCAGGAGAATCGAGGACATTCTTTATGAGATTTCCGCCCTTCTCGATAGAGGTATCTTCGAACTTAATCTTGTGGCTCAGGACCTGGCCTCCTTTGGGCGGGACCGCGGTGAGCAGGAGTTGCCGGAACTGCTGCGCCGCATAAGCGGGCTTTCCGGTGACTTCTGGGTACGATTGCTCTACATTCATCCGGACCGTTTCCCGGAAGAGATCCTCCCCATTATGAAGGCTGATCCGCGGATTTTACCCTATTTTGACATTCCCTTTCAGCACGCCTCAACGGATATTCTGCGGCGCATGGGCCGCCGCGGTACCGCTGAAGAGTATCTGAAGCTGGTTGCCAGAGTCCGAAGCAGTCTGCCGCAGGCGGTTTTCCGCACAACCATTCTTCTCGGTTTTCCCGGCGAAACAGACCGGCAGCGCCGGGAAGTCCAGGAGTTTCTGAAAGCCGGCCGTTTTTTATGGGCAGGGTTCTTCGTGTATTCCCCCGAAGAGGATACTCCGGCGGCCCGTTACGCGGGAACTTTAAAGGCCCGCTGGAGCCGGTACCGGGCAGCGGTCTGGAAACCCCGGCTTGAAGCCCTGCAGTCGGGAATCAGCCGGGAGGTCCTGGCAGGATTCATTGGGCATCCAATGAGGCTGCTGGTGGATGAACCGGTGCAGGGTGAAGACCTGGCTATAGCCAGGGGGTACATACATGCTCCTGAGGTTGACGGCGCTGCGGTTCTCCATGGAGAGGGACTATCCGCCGGAGACCTGGTGGATGTACAAATTACAGCCTGCAATGGAATCGACCTTGAGGCGTTACCGGTTTTACGGTAA
- a CDS encoding helix-turn-helix domain-containing protein: protein MESIGEKLRSRRIEEGYSLDQVCRDTNIAKSYLEALEQEDFAAFPGEPYLIGFLRNYSDYLGLDVNEMISLYKNFKIQEQPVPMDELLVKQGPSPVLFVLLGVFVIAAAVLGVLFFPRLKTSSSSNVEPAVVQETVKEAPVAADESVFLFSDEIIEQRFNTGTRIELPDLGPDYSITLVAADEEVLLSLSGEEASLKLGEERRLDLNGDGRDDLNLLIRDIDPAAGTVVLRLDKAVTGPQQASVNTEDIPVGTAQIASRTLSPRVIYRASSPEVITLTAAFRGNCLLRYEYDDEPRQERFFQRDEVLRLSFSNTLKVWASNGGAVQGRIKGEDVSLGRSGQVVARLLKWRITDGQYELVLYPLY, encoded by the coding sequence ATGGAATCCATAGGAGAAAAGTTACGCAGCCGGCGCATTGAAGAAGGCTACTCGTTGGATCAGGTGTGTCGGGATACGAATATCGCGAAGAGCTATCTCGAAGCCCTTGAACAGGAGGACTTTGCCGCTTTTCCCGGCGAACCGTACCTGATCGGTTTTCTGCGTAATTACAGCGATTATCTCGGCCTCGATGTCAACGAGATGATCTCCCTCTATAAGAATTTTAAAATTCAGGAACAGCCGGTTCCTATGGACGAACTTCTTGTAAAGCAGGGACCTTCTCCGGTCCTCTTTGTTTTACTTGGAGTTTTCGTTATCGCCGCTGCGGTACTGGGTGTTCTGTTTTTCCCCAGGTTGAAAACATCCTCCTCTTCCAACGTTGAGCCGGCGGTAGTCCAGGAGACCGTCAAAGAGGCTCCCGTTGCCGCGGATGAGTCGGTTTTTCTTTTTTCCGATGAAATTATTGAGCAACGATTTAATACCGGCACCAGGATCGAGCTTCCGGATCTTGGCCCGGATTACAGTATTACACTGGTTGCAGCTGATGAAGAGGTCCTCCTCTCCCTTTCCGGCGAAGAGGCTTCTCTTAAACTCGGGGAAGAACGGAGACTTGATCTGAACGGTGACGGCCGGGACGATCTGAATCTCCTGATTCGGGACATAGATCCAGCTGCCGGTACGGTGGTTCTTCGCCTGGATAAAGCTGTTACCGGTCCCCAGCAGGCGTCGGTCAATACCGAGGATATTCCTGTGGGGACCGCCCAGATAGCTTCCCGGACCCTGTCTCCCCGGGTTATATACCGCGCGTCGTCTCCGGAGGTCATAACCCTGACCGCTGCATTCCGCGGCAATTGTCTGCTTCGCTACGAATATGACGATGAACCGCGGCAGGAACGTTTTTTCCAGCGCGACGAGGTTCTCAGGCTTAGTTTCAGCAACACCCTGAAGGTTTGGGCTTCCAATGGAGGCGCGGTCCAGGGGCGCATAAAAGGGGAAGATGTCTCCTTAGGTCGCTCCGGGCAGGTTGTCGCACGACTATTGAAGTGGCGGATTACCGACGGACAGTACGAATTGGTCCTTTACCCCCTTTACTGA
- a CDS encoding outer-membrane lipoprotein carrier protein LolA, with the protein MIRFLYISVVGLVLGIFGAGEGLYAQDILTASQFFDQISEKYEFIQDYEADITITQSNSVLTGIIYYKNPNRIRINFSNPVEQVIVSDGRLLTVYLPEQSVTLTQNLSGSDSDAQGLRLFRQGYSIAYKDTPDYVPLEAGSREEVIKLNLVWKNTDEGFRQIEMSIGENGLIRRLKGITKDYDEIQIDLENIKTNQSIPEARFDYESPSSSYVIDNFIFPDE; encoded by the coding sequence ATGATCAGATTTTTATATATATCTGTTGTTGGGCTTGTGCTTGGCATCTTTGGTGCCGGGGAGGGGCTGTATGCTCAGGATATTCTGACGGCCTCCCAGTTCTTTGATCAGATATCGGAGAAATACGAGTTTATTCAGGACTACGAAGCGGATATTACCATTACCCAGTCCAACAGCGTGCTGACCGGGATTATCTACTATAAAAACCCCAATCGGATACGGATTAATTTTTCAAATCCCGTAGAGCAGGTTATTGTTTCTGACGGCAGGTTATTGACCGTCTATCTCCCGGAACAGAGCGTAACCCTGACTCAGAACCTTTCGGGATCCGACAGCGATGCCCAGGGCTTACGCCTCTTTCGCCAAGGCTACAGTATAGCCTATAAAGATACCCCAGACTATGTTCCCCTGGAAGCCGGGAGCCGTGAAGAGGTTATTAAACTCAATCTTGTCTGGAAGAATACCGACGAAGGTTTTCGCCAGATTGAGATGTCTATTGGTGAAAATGGGCTGATTCGCAGGTTAAAAGGAATTACCAAGGATTACGATGAGATCCAGATTGATCTTGAGAATATTAAAACCAATCAGAGTATTCCCGAGGCCAGATTTGATTATGAGAGCCCCTCATCGTCGTATGTTATCGATAATTTTATATTCCCCGATGAGTAG
- a CDS encoding tetratricopeptide repeat protein, protein MLNWLRKKQQYNPDDLVEERWKTSFSRFNHRRFPVREEGDGYTARRQRGSFLLQLTRRNVFAWVTDPLFRYRDIQIEAEIRISEENGYSAAGFLLRYIEGGGYYYFLVSNRGYYRFDLVFNEKPMTLIPWTPAPLPESGLVRLGLIARDSSFVFTVNGEWVGEFSDDNLYSGRIAFGGQNYDDSNQARFLLERLELNSVPIEVEAAFYRWTRVQEPLRARRIALAESFHGIGYFSASLVQLRKAFSQKAPGGDEYFLFAECCLQLGLYPEALAAVEECLRIDPGFLRAVKEKANLLYMQNRFLELKNYLREEAGKFSDDEMIWNLLGHGEFGVGNWEAAAGAYQRACELNPEIALFFVNAARARERMGNSDAALADYMNAARLYFREEAYYDLEGIFPAIRELAVDNPEVRALEGKVLFGRGDYAKADEIFETLINEGYEESSVLFLHGTLLAMRARRHEAVDYLFKAAEKEPDYYLYWLKLADNLHAMGLDALEEAEKARSLAPDNQWVLNLTGLLRAERGDLAGARELLSLAVAAASGEEDIQANMAYLLSLEEGPDAGIAYLDGLDAWAGESHVLLNQRANLIVSRGDMDEAVQLYERVVRMDPANRDYRMNCAAACLKVDMISRAEELYQDILEVSEDPAAMTGIGNCAWMKSEFLRAETAYGEAIRIQPENPEAHENLVELLITRRKFPEAEEALNSAEVSLPEITERLQQLREKLYDAAYDAYRCVSCGRLWREPKSSDPVPPVRLHGEPPPHAPAGKCDNCGRVYCVACASERLGNSRFICECGGFLKLNDPPLRRILLREIGES, encoded by the coding sequence ATGCTCAACTGGCTTCGAAAAAAGCAGCAATATAATCCTGATGATCTGGTTGAAGAACGCTGGAAGACCTCTTTTTCCCGTTTTAACCACCGTCGTTTTCCTGTAAGGGAGGAGGGTGACGGATATACTGCAAGGCGGCAGCGGGGCTCTTTTCTTCTGCAGTTGACCCGGCGGAATGTTTTTGCCTGGGTAACTGATCCGCTGTTTCGCTACCGGGATATTCAAATAGAGGCGGAGATCCGCATTTCGGAGGAGAACGGCTACAGCGCTGCAGGATTCCTTCTGCGGTATATCGAAGGCGGGGGATATTACTACTTTCTTGTTTCCAATCGGGGCTACTATCGGTTTGATCTGGTCTTTAACGAAAAACCGATGACTTTGATTCCCTGGACGCCGGCCCCTCTTCCGGAAAGCGGTCTGGTTCGTCTGGGACTGATTGCCCGGGATTCCTCCTTTGTTTTCACCGTAAACGGAGAATGGGTGGGGGAGTTTTCGGATGACAATCTGTACAGCGGAAGGATTGCTTTCGGCGGGCAGAATTATGATGATTCAAACCAGGCCCGCTTTCTGCTTGAGCGGCTGGAGCTCAATTCTGTTCCCATAGAAGTGGAGGCTGCCTTTTACCGCTGGACCAGAGTACAGGAACCTTTACGGGCACGGCGCATAGCCCTTGCTGAATCCTTTCATGGAATCGGGTATTTCTCTGCCTCCCTTGTGCAGTTGCGGAAGGCTTTCTCGCAAAAGGCGCCCGGCGGGGATGAATATTTTCTCTTCGCAGAATGCTGTCTGCAGCTGGGGCTCTATCCGGAGGCCCTTGCAGCGGTGGAGGAGTGTCTCAGGATTGATCCCGGATTTCTTCGGGCAGTCAAGGAAAAGGCCAACCTTCTGTATATGCAGAACAGGTTCCTGGAACTGAAAAACTACCTGAGGGAAGAAGCCGGGAAGTTTTCCGATGATGAAATGATCTGGAACCTCCTGGGCCATGGTGAGTTCGGGGTCGGTAACTGGGAAGCGGCAGCCGGGGCGTATCAGCGGGCTTGTGAACTGAATCCTGAAATTGCCCTCTTTTTTGTGAACGCCGCCCGTGCCAGGGAGCGTATGGGGAATTCCGATGCGGCCCTGGCCGACTATATGAATGCCGCCAGGCTCTATTTCCGGGAAGAGGCCTATTATGATCTGGAAGGGATTTTTCCTGCCATAAGGGAACTCGCGGTTGACAACCCTGAAGTCAGGGCCCTGGAAGGAAAGGTCCTTTTCGGCAGAGGGGATTACGCAAAGGCGGATGAAATTTTCGAGACCCTTATCAACGAGGGGTACGAAGAGAGTTCTGTCCTTTTTTTACACGGAACCCTGCTTGCAATGAGAGCAAGGCGGCATGAGGCCGTAGATTATCTTTTTAAAGCGGCGGAAAAGGAGCCGGATTACTATCTCTACTGGCTCAAGCTGGCAGATAATCTTCATGCCATGGGCCTTGATGCCCTGGAAGAGGCCGAAAAAGCCAGGTCTCTGGCGCCGGATAATCAGTGGGTTCTCAATCTGACCGGTCTTCTCCGGGCGGAGAGGGGGGATCTTGCCGGGGCAAGGGAACTCCTGTCTCTGGCGGTCGCCGCGGCCTCTGGAGAAGAGGATATTCAAGCCAACATGGCGTACCTGTTAAGTCTGGAAGAGGGACCTGACGCGGGTATTGCATACCTTGATGGTCTTGATGCCTGGGCAGGGGAGTCCCATGTACTGCTGAATCAGCGGGCAAACCTGATAGTCTCCCGGGGCGATATGGATGAGGCTGTACAGCTCTATGAGCGGGTAGTCAGAATGGACCCGGCAAACCGGGATTACCGTATGAACTGTGCCGCTGCCTGCCTGAAGGTGGATATGATCAGCCGTGCGGAGGAGCTCTATCAGGATATTCTCGAAGTAAGCGAAGATCCCGCGGCGATGACAGGAATTGGTAACTGCGCCTGGATGAAAAGTGAGTTTCTGCGGGCGGAAACCGCCTATGGGGAGGCTATACGGATTCAGCCTGAGAATCCTGAAGCCCATGAAAACCTGGTTGAGCTCCTCATAACCCGGCGGAAATTCCCTGAGGCGGAGGAGGCCCTCAATTCCGCAGAAGTGTCTCTGCCGGAGATCACAGAGCGTCTGCAGCAGCTGCGTGAAAAGCTCTACGATGCCGCCTATGACGCCTACCGCTGCGTCTCCTGCGGCCGGTTGTGGCGTGAGCCGAAGAGCAGCGATCCTGTGCCGCCGGTCCGGCTCCACGGCGAACCGCCTCCTCACGCACCGGCTGGAAAATGCGACAACTGCGGCCGGGTTTATTGTGTTGCCTGTGCTTCTGAAAGGCTGGGAAATTCCCGTTTTATCTGCGAATGCGGAGGATTTCTGAAGCTTAACGATCCCCCGTTGCGCAGGATTCTTCTGCGGGAAATAGGAGAATCTTGA
- the pyrH gene encoding UMP kinase — protein sequence MVSIISLGGSIVAPDKPDVPFIQRFSALIREYLAEDTARRIILIVGGGGPARVYQQAYREISNASHSQEQDWIGIMATRLNAQLIKGVFADLCPEPVITDPTVVTEMSGRVLVAAGWKPGFSTDTDAVYLAEQFGADRVINLSNIAKVYTDDPKKNPEAEPLETISWEAFQKMVGDEWIPGRNVPFDPVATKKAANLGLTVICAAGRDTENIARLLRGEEFEGTLIG from the coding sequence ATGGTTAGCATCATTTCACTCGGCGGCTCTATTGTTGCACCGGACAAGCCGGACGTACCCTTCATTCAGCGCTTTTCTGCCCTTATTCGTGAGTACCTGGCAGAGGATACAGCCCGCAGGATTATTCTGATAGTCGGCGGCGGAGGCCCGGCCAGGGTCTACCAGCAGGCATACCGGGAAATCAGCAACGCGTCCCATTCACAAGAGCAGGACTGGATCGGTATTATGGCAACCCGGCTCAATGCCCAGCTGATCAAAGGCGTCTTCGCGGACCTCTGTCCAGAGCCGGTGATTACCGACCCGACAGTAGTAACGGAGATGTCCGGAAGGGTTCTGGTCGCCGCGGGCTGGAAACCAGGCTTTTCCACTGATACTGATGCCGTCTATCTTGCGGAACAGTTCGGCGCCGACAGGGTCATAAACCTTTCGAACATCGCCAAGGTGTATACAGATGATCCAAAGAAAAACCCGGAAGCAGAGCCCCTGGAAACGATCTCCTGGGAAGCTTTTCAGAAAATGGTCGGCGACGAGTGGATTCCCGGCCGCAATGTGCCCTTTGATCCGGTGGCCACGAAAAAGGCGGCAAACCTGGGTCTCACCGTAATATGCGCCGCCGGCAGGGATACGGAAAATATTGCCCGCCTGCTGCGGGGAGAAGAGTTTGAAGGCACTCTTATCGGCTGA
- a CDS encoding radical SAM protein gives MSRRNGGLLESYYQNCVLCPRACKIGRINEASGFCGQSAEVRLACATLHRGEEPPLVTGAGSGALFFSGCTLGCRDCQNRQISHEGTGAEISKEDMADLMLRLENEGAANINFVTATHFTPSVIGALKTARSRGLSIPAVWNTSGFETPATLELLDPWIDIYLTDIKTLSPVSARRETGRGDYPDIVRAALPPMLRNRPVLYKNDSLIRGVIVRHLVLPEYVEESLDVIRWYGRKVGKKGMFSLMTQYLNPREPDHQRGISGFEFDLLSDALAEAGIDEGFVQEPAGMKDPSRKDWLPDFTRSNPFPEQYSRVMWHYRQGFVSR, from the coding sequence ATGAGCAGGAGGAACGGAGGTCTTTTGGAATCGTATTACCAGAACTGTGTTCTCTGTCCCAGAGCATGCAAGATCGGCCGGATTAATGAAGCAAGCGGTTTCTGCGGGCAATCTGCCGAAGTCAGGCTGGCCTGTGCGACCCTGCACCGGGGTGAAGAGCCCCCTCTGGTTACGGGTGCCGGTTCAGGAGCCCTCTTTTTCAGCGGCTGCACCCTGGGCTGCCGGGATTGTCAGAACCGGCAGATAAGCCATGAAGGAACCGGGGCTGAAATCTCGAAAGAGGACATGGCGGACCTGATGCTTCGGCTGGAAAATGAGGGAGCTGCCAATATCAACTTTGTTACCGCCACTCATTTTACTCCGTCAGTAATCGGAGCCCTCAAAACAGCCCGGTCCCGGGGGCTCAGCATTCCTGCGGTATGGAACACATCGGGTTTTGAAACCCCTGCAACCCTGGAACTGCTGGATCCCTGGATCGATATCTATTTGACTGATATCAAGACCCTGTCGCCCGTTTCTGCCAGAAGAGAGACGGGACGGGGGGATTATCCGGATATAGTTCGCGCGGCTCTTCCTCCTATGCTAAGGAACCGCCCCGTTCTGTATAAAAACGACTCTCTTATTCGCGGTGTGATTGTGCGCCACCTGGTGCTGCCCGAGTATGTGGAGGAGAGTCTCGATGTGATTCGCTGGTACGGAAGGAAGGTTGGAAAAAAGGGGATGTTCTCCCTGATGACCCAGTACCTGAATCCCCGGGAACCGGACCATCAGCGGGGGATTTCTGGTTTCGAGTTTGATCTTCTGTCCGATGCTTTGGCAGAGGCCGGAATAGACGAAGGCTTTGTACAGGAGCCGGCCGGCATGAAAGATCCTTCCAGGAAGGACTGGCTTCCCGACTTTACCCGTTCAAACCCCTTTCCCGAGCAGTATTCCAGGGTAATGTGGCACTATCGGCAGGGTTTTGTCAGCCGATAA
- a CDS encoding tetratricopeptide repeat protein, which produces MSEKLHLLVNQGADLLSLNNPEEAERCFAQVLEIDPAHLLALFNSAIALSRMDKFKPAEERLIRFLELRSDDPEAWNQLGYIRFQSGNSGEAAKAYARAEELNPKDATIQNNIGALNFVQGRYEKALTCFEKALGIDKNHRDALFNIADTCEVLGRLQEAQAYRRRLNELKTI; this is translated from the coding sequence ATGAGTGAGAAACTGCATCTCCTCGTCAATCAGGGGGCGGACCTGTTGTCTCTTAATAATCCGGAGGAAGCAGAGCGCTGCTTTGCCCAGGTACTGGAGATTGATCCTGCCCATCTTTTAGCGCTCTTCAACAGCGCAATCGCTTTAAGCCGCATGGACAAATTCAAGCCCGCTGAGGAAAGACTAATCCGCTTTCTGGAACTGAGGAGTGACGATCCTGAAGCCTGGAACCAGCTGGGGTATATCCGTTTTCAATCGGGAAATAGCGGAGAAGCCGCCAAAGCATACGCCAGGGCCGAGGAACTGAATCCGAAGGACGCAACCATCCAGAACAATATCGGAGCTCTAAACTTTGTTCAGGGGCGTTACGAAAAGGCGCTTACGTGTTTTGAAAAGGCTTTGGGGATCGATAAAAACCACAGGGATGCTCTGTTTAATATCGCCGATACCTGTGAAGTCCTGGGGCGGCTGCAGGAAGCCCAGGCCTACCGGCGGAGGCTGAACGAATTGAAAACAATATAA
- a CDS encoding HPr family phosphocarrier protein yields the protein MVQAEVTVQNYAGIHVRPSGLIIQAAAGYPGSISVEGTGMVTDLTNVMGLIAMGLCQGDRVRISVDGPNEEEMLSIFTDLFGKNYDFPPRGG from the coding sequence ATGGTTCAAGCAGAAGTGACTGTGCAGAACTACGCGGGTATTCATGTACGACCGTCGGGACTTATTATCCAGGCTGCTGCCGGGTATCCGGGAAGTATCAGCGTGGAAGGCACGGGAATGGTGACCGATCTCACCAATGTCATGGGTTTAATCGCCATGGGACTCTGTCAGGGCGACCGTGTGCGGATCAGTGTTGATGGCCCGAATGAGGAGGAGATGCTGTCGATCTTTACCGATCTTTTTGGTAAGAACTATGATTTTCCTCCCCGAGGAGGATGA
- a CDS encoding cyclic nucleotide-binding domain-containing protein, with product MSSDQDIRKRLEKISLFAGICEYPEYLEQLIRICRTRRYKQRETIIQEGELGSEMFIVLNGGVEILKRTRAGDNYTVVSLKAEDNVFFGELALIDDDKRSATVVAAMDSEFLVISKQDFLELGDKTPALGLPVTRAIAKIIASRLRKTTVDMLTIFDALVSEIKGD from the coding sequence ATGAGCAGTGATCAGGATATTCGGAAGCGTCTTGAAAAAATCAGTCTCTTTGCGGGTATCTGTGAATATCCGGAATACCTGGAACAGCTTATCAGAATATGCCGAACCAGACGGTATAAACAGAGAGAAACGATTATCCAGGAGGGGGAGCTGGGAAGCGAGATGTTTATTGTGTTGAACGGGGGCGTCGAGATTCTGAAGCGCACCCGGGCCGGAGACAATTACACAGTTGTAAGCCTTAAGGCGGAGGATAATGTTTTCTTCGGTGAGCTGGCTCTTATTGATGATGATAAGCGCTCCGCTACAGTGGTAGCTGCCATGGACTCCGAATTTCTTGTTATCTCCAAACAGGATTTCCTTGAGCTTGGTGATAAAACCCCCGCTCTTGGTCTGCCGGTTACCAGGGCGATCGCCAAAATTATTGCTTCCCGTTTGCGGAAAACTACAGTGGATATGCTCACAATTTTCGACGCTCTTGTAAGCGAAATCAAAGGCGATTAG